A single genomic interval of Carassius gibelio isolate Cgi1373 ecotype wild population from Czech Republic chromosome A22, carGib1.2-hapl.c, whole genome shotgun sequence harbors:
- the LOC127943184 gene encoding CD276 antigen homolog isoform X2, which produces MISYCFITIFAVLINKVCLQVTVEAVIGGSVVLQCSSAEHDYKPQDIDVSWRHNGSKIVFDIIPLRNSPMTQDPEYKNRIETFPQEYLRGNFSIKLINLQHTDAGQYICYMKNSNKYQTLKLIISEQEGKGPRLSLLLACIISPVLLVIIFIAVFFIKRCSSSQRETGNGQS; this is translated from the exons ATGATCAG TTACTGCTTCATTACTATATTCGCTGTGCTGATAAACAAAG tgtGTCTGCAGGTCACAGTAGAGGCTGTTATTGGTGGTTCTGTTGTCCTGCAGTGTTCCTCAGCTGAACATGATTATAAACCTCAAGACATTGATGTGAGCTGGAGACACAATGGGAGCAAAATTGTATTTGATATAATTCCACTCAGAAATTCACCAATGACACAGGATCCAGAGTACAAGAACCGAATTGAAACTTTCCCTCAAGAGTATCTGAGAGGAAATTTCTCCATCAAACTCATCAATCTTCAACATACTGATGCAGGACAATACATTTGTTATAtgaaaaactcaaataaatatcAGACTCTAAAGCTGATCATCAGTG aacaggaGGGAAAGGGGCCGCGACTGTCTTTGCTCTTGGCTTGTATTATATCACCTGTGTTATTGGTTATTATTTTCATTGCAGTTTTCTTTATAAAAAGGTGCTCAAGCAGCCAGAGGGAAACTGGAAATGGCCAATCTTGA
- the LOC127943184 gene encoding CD276 antigen homolog isoform X1: protein MISYCFITIFAVLINKVCLQVTVEAVIGGSVVLQCSSAEHDYKPQDIDVSWRHNGSKIVFDIIPLRNSPMTQDPEYKNRIETFPQEYLRGNFSIKLINLQHTDAGQYICYMKNSNKYQTLKLIISGGKGAATVFALGLYYITCVIGYYFHCSFLYKKVLKQPEGNWKWPILNQYESG, encoded by the exons ATGATCAG TTACTGCTTCATTACTATATTCGCTGTGCTGATAAACAAAG tgtGTCTGCAGGTCACAGTAGAGGCTGTTATTGGTGGTTCTGTTGTCCTGCAGTGTTCCTCAGCTGAACATGATTATAAACCTCAAGACATTGATGTGAGCTGGAGACACAATGGGAGCAAAATTGTATTTGATATAATTCCACTCAGAAATTCACCAATGACACAGGATCCAGAGTACAAGAACCGAATTGAAACTTTCCCTCAAGAGTATCTGAGAGGAAATTTCTCCATCAAACTCATCAATCTTCAACATACTGATGCAGGACAATACATTTGTTATAtgaaaaactcaaataaatatcAGACTCTAAAGCTGATCATCAGTG gaGGGAAAGGGGCCGCGACTGTCTTTGCTCTTGGCTTGTATTATATCACCTGTGTTATTGGTTATTATTTTCATTGCAGTTTTCTTTATAAAAAGGTGCTCAAGCAGCCAGAGGGAAACTGGAAATGGCCAATCTTGAATCAGTATGAATCAGGCTGA